The following DNA comes from Winogradskyella sp. PG-2.
ATAGTTTTCGCCTATCTGATCTATAGTTTGCTCCAATTGTAGAGTAATAATAATTACCTATGGGTAAAGCCGTTGCATCATCTACACCAGTGGGTTCAAACTCTTCATAAAGGTGTGTGTATCTGTTAAACATTTCAAAATTTAAATTCGATGTGTTTTTAAAAGAAGCGTCCCATCTTGTAATAATTGCATAATCAGAATTTTCAAAATCTAGATCTGGTTTCCAAATAAAAATTGGTGTTACTGATAAATTGTGTTTTTGGATTTGTCCTTTTTCGGGCCAGAAGTTTTTAGTGAATTTAGGATTTACTTTTACAATATCTGTTCGTCTTATAAAACCTAAATCAGATCTAAAGTTGTCTCCAATATAGACACCACTTAATCTAATATTATAGTTTCTAGAATTATATTCTGTTGAAGCACCTGCAGATATCTCTTTATTTTTAACATTAGGGGAAAATGATTTATGAAAATAATATTTGCCATTCCATGTGTTATCTTCAGAGGCTAATCTGTAATCTATGCCGAATACACGATTATAACGATCTTCATCTACTGTAAAATCATAATCTTTGGTAGCTTGTTTATTTATAAACATAAAACTAATATTAGAACGACTAAACAACTTATATTGAGCAGTTAGTAACGCATTATTAGTTGTGGCTATCTCATTTGTTTTATCTTCTGCTGTCTGCATATTAAGTAAACCAACTCTAAGTTTGTTATTTACTTTTCCGCTTAGTCTTACACCAGCAATGATATCATTTTCAATATTATTTCCATCTAAGTCACTGGCAATACCAATACGTCTAGAAAAGAAAGGATTTGAATCTCTATTGTTACCAAAATCATTAAAGAGATCACTGTTTTCAATAAAAAATTGACGCCTTTCAGGTAATGATACTTCAAAACGTGTTAGGTTAGTAACTTGTTGATCTACTTCAACTTGAGAAAAATCTGGATTAATAGTTAAATCTAAATTTAAACTATTGTTAATCGTCATTCTTGCATCTCCTCCATATTTAAAATCTGAAGTTGATTCGTCGGTTTCATAATCTTTGCCCACAAGTGTATTTACATATGGGATTAAAGAAATTGGTGATTTTGATTTACCTAAAGGCTTTTCAAAAATCATATCTCCCATAAATGCTAAGTTAAATATAAACTGATTTTGAGGAATATTTACCCAAGTATTATTCTCGTTATCCTGAGTATCAAAATGATAGCTATTAAATCTCCATTTTGTTTCTCCTTCTCTATATTTAAAAGCTGAAAGCGGAATTATCCATTCAACGATATAATAGTTATTATGAATAACAGTTTCGCTTTTCCATTTTGTATCCCAAGCCATAGTAAAACCTCTCAATTCAGTTCCACCACCAGATAATAGCATTTCGCGTTGCACTCCTTCAGGATTTGTACCAAAGATGAAAGCATTGGTTCCGTCATTGAAAGTATCAAAAAGTAAGGTGATATTGTCGCTTCCACCTGCTCTAAAATCGCGACGTAAAGATGGAATAATGAAATCATTTCCAGGCGCATTTACTTTAATACCAACATATAAATTAGTATCATCAAATAGCATTTTTATTTCGGGTTGTTGCTTAGCTTGTAGCGAATCGTTTGGGAAATAATTCCAGAAATTTGTTGCAGATTCAGCTTCACTCCATGAGGATTCGTTTAAGTTACCATCTAAAACAATTGTTTCGGTAATATATTTAACATATACTTCTTTTTTCTGAGCAAACAATAAGTTAGTTATGCAAAAAGAAGCTAAGATGAGTAATCTTTTCAATGATGGTTGGTTGGTGTTAACCAAAAATAAAGGAAATATTTATAATTCATTTAATTTTAGTCTTTTTCAGGCGATTTTTTTGGCTTTTTTGGCTGTCTTTTATTTTCTTTTAGATATTGCATTAACATCCATTCTATTTGACCATTAGTACTACGAAATTCATCTGAAGCCCATTTTTCAATGGCTTTCAGCATCTCTTCATTAATTCGTAGTGCAAAGGCTTTTTTCTTAGACATTATCTTGTTTTTTCAATTTTTGTTGGTAAACTAGTATGAAAATGGGTAGTAATAAACTACCTCCAATAACGGTTATCAAAAACCCAGTACCTAATTCAGTCGTATTGGTTTGAGCTCCAATAATAATTTTATAGTTAATGTATGCTAATAGTAATACACAAAGAAAATTAATTATTCTAAGTATTCTAGTACTAAATCTATACTGTCTAAGTGCATTCTCTTCAGTTATATTAACCATATAGTTATGTATATGTGGAAAGCGATTTAAAATAAAAAGACCTACATAAATTACAGTTGCCAAAATGGGTAAAAACCATAAAAATGACTTCTTACTATAATTATCTGGTTGTCCAGCTGCATTAAAATGAACAGCAATGCTTTCTGGTAAGCCGCTATACTCCATTAATAAATGAATCCACATCAATAGCAATACTGCTATTGATGCTAATTCTATAACGACATCTACAGTTTGAAAAGGAACTTGTATTTTCGGTCTATCTGATTTCATTTTATCTGTTTTTGTCACGCTCTAGTACAACACTGCTCCAGCCTTGTCCAATGAATTTTACAACCCAACCTTCTCGAGCATATTGATTTAGAATATCTTCAAAATTTTGAAACCTATTTCTAAACCCTACTTTTGGTTGTATAACTTTATATTCTTTCATGTTTTTTTTATTTATTGTCTTTAAATACTACTAATGCTAATACTACACCAATACAGATTCCTATTAATGTGCCATAAACTGTGCTTATAGCTACATTGCCTGTAACAGCTCCAACGGTTGTACCAAAGCTAGAGCCTATGGCTGTGCCTATGGCAATACTGTATATTTAAAATTTATTCATATTAATGACTTAAAGTTCCTGTATTTACAATAGGTGAAGCATCTTTATCACCACAAAGCACAACCATAAGATTACTTACCATAGCTGCTTTTCGTTCTTCATCTAAATCTACTACATCCTTTTTGTTTAGTTCTTCTATTGCCATTTCAACCATACTTACAGCACCTTCGACAATTTTATGTCTTGCTGCAACAATTGCTGTCGCTTGCTGACGTTTTAACATGGCATTTGCAATTTCTTGCGCATAAGCTAGATAACCAATACGTGCCTCTAACACTTCGATACCAGCAATTGATAAACGTTCATCAATTTCTTTTTCTAATGCTGTACTCACTTCATTAACACTAGAGCGTAACGTTATATCTTCATCATGACCTTCATCAGCAAAGTTATCATATGGATACATGCTTGCTAATTTACGCACTGCGGCATCAGTTTGTACACGTACAAAGTTTTCGTAGTTATCAACATCAAAAGCTGCTTTGTAAGTGTTTTGAACACGCCAAACTAAAATAGTACTAATCATTACAGGGTTTCCTAATTTATCATTTACTTTAAGACGTTCACTATCAAAGTTGCTTGCTCGTAATGAAATTTTCTTTTTGGTAAAAAAAGGATTAACCCAATAGAAACCGTTTTTCTTTACAGTGCCAACGTACTTACCAAATAATAGTAATACGCGAGAACCATTAGGTTGCACCATTAAAAATCCGAATGCTAATATTAGTGCTGCTACAATTCCAAATGCAGACCATCCTGTTCTAGTTATGGGCATGAGCGCAATACTTCCAAAAAATAATATTAAAAATAAAAATAGCATTAAGTAGCCATTAGCTGGAACAATGATTTTCTCTTCTTTCATAATCTTGTAATTTAATTGGTTTATAATTAGTAGAACTCAATATGATATTAAAATGATATCATAAAGATATAAATCATTAGTATATGATTTAATGTTTTTGTTACATTTTTATTAAAAAAGATTGAAAATAAAGTTTGGCACGCCATTTGTTTTATACTACGTGTAATGAATATTGCGATAGTTGCCAAAGCGTAACACACTAAAAAATCGTATCATTACGTTTGGTTGGTTAGTTAGAAAAAAGCATCTCGTGGTTGGGGTGCTTTTTCATTTTTTGAGTATACTATCTTCAGAATTATGACCTTATGAAATCTGTAATACTTGAAATAAGTTGAGAAGAGATTGTTCTAAATGATTCATTATAGGATTTTGAATTTTCTAAATCACCACCTTCGATTTCAAAAAGAACATGATTCATGTTTTCTATAATTTTTAGCTCTGCTTTTTCATTAGCCTTTTTAAGTAGTTTTGCCTCATCTTCTGAAACTTGGAGATCTTTTGTTCCATTAACAAGAAGAATAGGCATTTCTAGTTGTTTAATAATTTCGGTTGGATTATACTTCATCCAGTTAATCATAAAAGGTTGAATATCTGCATTAAATACAGAGGATAAAGCATAAGGATAGTCTTTTACTCTTTTTCCTTGTTTTAATTTTTCTATAACAGGTTTGGTTTTTTCACCAAGTTTTGGATCCATTCTAGTGGCTTGTTCAACTAGGACATCTCCAATATTTTGTCCGGCTCCAGCTAAAGATATAAATCCATCTGCTTTATCCTTTGCGGCTAACATGCCAACCAAACTACCTTGACTATGACCAATGACATATATTTTAGAATACGTGTCTTTTTCTTTAAAATAATCAACAACATCTGAAGCGTCATCCACAAAATCATCGAACATCATATTTTTATCTACGCTACCTTGTTGTATTTGTTTTACGATGCGTTTGTCATATCTAAATGTAGCAATACCATTTGCTGATAGATTTTCAGCAAGCTTTTTAAGCGAGTTATTCTTTAAAAAATTCTGATTTCCATTTCTGTTTGTAGGACCAGATCCTGCAATAATTATAGCTAAATTTGGTTTTTCAAAAGCGTTGGGACTTAATAACGTACCATCAATCCATTTAGTAATTGATAATTCTTCTTCGCTGTATATTTTTTCTTGGGAAAAACTAACGGAAGTAACAAAACAAAAAACTAGAATTAAATAATGCTTCATTTTAAATTTTTTAATGACGATAAAGTTAATTCATATTGAAATGAATCTTAAACTTTGAAACAATTTTTATGCCGTTTTATTGTTAAAGCTAAAACAAATCTTTTAATTTTAAACATGTATTTCATCGATGAAATACATTTTTTTGTCTTAAAATGTTAAAATTAAATGCATTTCATCGATTAATAGTGTTTTTAGGCGATGTATTTAAAATTGAATTATATATTTGAAGTGTACTAAAATTTAGTTTTTAGTTCAATGGATTAATTAATTAATATTTGCATATGTTATGAAGAATTAGAGACCCTGAATCTATTGACATATAAAAAAGCAAATTAGAAAAGCCGAGATTGAGGGATCTCGGCTTTTTATTTTTTATTTACTAATTAGTTTTCTAAAAGTAAGATTAATTCTTGGCTGAATATGTCTTTTAGTCTTTGCAATTTGATGTAACCAATACTTTTGCATTTCACCTTTCATAATTAATAAACTGCCATGTTCTAAATTTAGT
Coding sequences within:
- a CDS encoding alpha/beta hydrolase, whose product is MKHYLILVFCFVTSVSFSQEKIYSEEELSITKWIDGTLLSPNAFEKPNLAIIIAGSGPTNRNGNQNFLKNNSLKKLAENLSANGIATFRYDKRIVKQIQQGSVDKNMMFDDFVDDASDVVDYFKEKDTYSKIYVIGHSQGSLVGMLAAKDKADGFISLAGAGQNIGDVLVEQATRMDPKLGEKTKPVIEKLKQGKRVKDYPYALSSVFNADIQPFMINWMKYNPTEIIKQLEMPILLVNGTKDLQVSEDEAKLLKKANEKAELKIIENMNHVLFEIEGGDLENSKSYNESFRTISSQLISSITDFIRS
- a CDS encoding DUF1648 domain-containing protein, whose protein sequence is MKSDRPKIQVPFQTVDVVIELASIAVLLLMWIHLLMEYSGLPESIAVHFNAAGQPDNYSKKSFLWFLPILATVIYVGLFILNRFPHIHNYMVNITEENALRQYRFSTRILRIINFLCVLLLAYINYKIIIGAQTNTTELGTGFLITVIGGSLLLPIFILVYQQKLKKQDNV
- a CDS encoding Arc family DNA-binding protein, which encodes MSKKKAFALRINEEMLKAIEKWASDEFRSTNGQIEWMLMQYLKENKRQPKKPKKSPEKD
- a CDS encoding DUF5916 domain-containing protein, producing the protein MKRLLILASFCITNLLFAQKKEVYVKYITETIVLDGNLNESSWSEAESATNFWNYFPNDSLQAKQQPEIKMLFDDTNLYVGIKVNAPGNDFIIPSLRRDFRAGGSDNITLLFDTFNDGTNAFIFGTNPEGVQREMLLSGGGTELRGFTMAWDTKWKSETVIHNNYYIVEWIIPLSAFKYREGETKWRFNSYHFDTQDNENNTWVNIPQNQFIFNLAFMGDMIFEKPLGKSKSPISLIPYVNTLVGKDYETDESTSDFKYGGDARMTINNSLNLDLTINPDFSQVEVDQQVTNLTRFEVSLPERRQFFIENSDLFNDFGNNRDSNPFFSRRIGIASDLDGNNIENDIIAGVRLSGKVNNKLRVGLLNMQTAEDKTNEIATTNNALLTAQYKLFSRSNISFMFINKQATKDYDFTVDEDRYNRVFGIDYRLASEDNTWNGKYYFHKSFSPNVKNKEISAGASTEYNSRNYNIRLSGVYIGDNFRSDLGFIRRTDIVKVNPKFTKNFWPEKGQIQKHNLSVTPIFIWKPDLDFENSDYAIITRWDASFKNTSNLNFEMFNRYTHLYEEFEPTGVDDATALPIGNYYYSTIGANYRSDRRKLFSYSLNPSFGSFYNGNIFSVNANLNYRIQPHFSTSIQLNYNNINLPDPYSDAKLWLIGPRIDVTFNKNLFWATFVQYNNQQDNFSVNTRLQWRFAPLSDLFIVYNDNYFTDNVFAPRVRSLNVKLTYWLNI
- a CDS encoding DUF4177 domain-containing protein; the encoded protein is MKEYKVIQPKVGFRNRFQNFEDILNQYAREGWVVKFIGQGWSSVVLERDKNR
- a CDS encoding SPFH domain-containing protein → MKEEKIIVPANGYLMLFLFLILFFGSIALMPITRTGWSAFGIVAALILAFGFLMVQPNGSRVLLLFGKYVGTVKKNGFYWVNPFFTKKKISLRASNFDSERLKVNDKLGNPVMISTILVWRVQNTYKAAFDVDNYENFVRVQTDAAVRKLASMYPYDNFADEGHDEDITLRSSVNEVSTALEKEIDERLSIAGIEVLEARIGYLAYAQEIANAMLKRQQATAIVAARHKIVEGAVSMVEMAIEELNKKDVVDLDEERKAAMVSNLMVVLCGDKDASPIVNTGTLSH